The following proteins are encoded in a genomic region of Dyadobacter sp. UC 10:
- a CDS encoding aminotransferase-like domain-containing protein yields MKKEDTGKSKFVYLRIAGIIEQHILDNTWRTGDKLPSLRTICSDYGVSQNTALSAYYHLESKMLIETRPQSGYYVRFAGTKTPQLPGISSPSTIASFGMSDRLVSKVYDNLGEGGHLPLALATPANELLPIAKLNKGLLLATRELQGSGVAYDKAEGNERLRRQIARRAFAMECSLSHHDIITTSGCLNALSYCLMSVTEKGDTVAMESPVSFGMLQLAEALGLKVLELPTDPGSGVDLNAFEGALKNEKVKASLLISNFNNPLGSCMPDENKRAAVQLAEKYNIPLVENDISGDVYFEQHRPKSCKTYDRSGIVLWCGSVSKTLAPGYRVGWVAPGKFKETILKMKLYHSISGTSITQETIAGFLESGRYESHLRKLRHTLHGNMLRYSGAIADYFPEGTKASRPQGGSVLWVELPAHIDTVDLYEKALTRNISFAPGKIFTLQNQYQSCMRLNYGLLWNEQTEAQLKALGELAKQ; encoded by the coding sequence ATGAAAAAAGAAGATACCGGCAAAAGCAAATTTGTCTACCTCCGGATTGCGGGCATTATCGAACAGCACATATTGGACAATACATGGCGCACCGGCGACAAACTCCCGTCGCTGCGTACCATTTGCAGTGACTACGGCGTGAGCCAGAACACTGCCCTCAGCGCCTACTACCATTTGGAAAGTAAGATGCTCATCGAGACCCGGCCTCAATCGGGCTATTATGTCAGATTCGCAGGCACCAAAACTCCCCAGTTACCTGGCATCAGCAGTCCGTCCACCATCGCGAGCTTCGGTATGAGCGATCGGCTGGTGAGCAAAGTGTACGACAACCTCGGCGAAGGCGGGCACTTACCGCTTGCGCTCGCCACGCCGGCCAACGAGCTTTTACCGATTGCCAAACTCAACAAAGGTTTACTCCTCGCAACCCGCGAGCTGCAAGGCAGCGGAGTGGCCTACGATAAGGCCGAAGGAAACGAAAGACTGCGAAGGCAAATAGCCCGCCGGGCATTTGCGATGGAATGCAGCTTGAGCCACCACGACATCATTACGACCAGCGGCTGCCTGAACGCACTCTCCTATTGTTTGATGTCCGTTACTGAGAAAGGCGACACCGTCGCGATGGAAAGTCCGGTTTCGTTTGGAATGCTCCAACTGGCCGAAGCACTGGGTTTGAAAGTATTGGAATTGCCCACAGACCCCGGCTCGGGCGTAGACCTGAATGCCTTTGAAGGTGCGCTGAAAAATGAAAAGGTAAAAGCCAGCCTGCTGATCAGCAATTTCAACAACCCGCTGGGAAGCTGCATGCCTGACGAAAACAAAAGAGCCGCCGTGCAGCTGGCTGAAAAGTACAATATACCACTGGTTGAAAATGACATTAGCGGCGATGTATACTTTGAGCAGCACCGCCCAAAATCTTGCAAAACCTACGACCGGAGCGGGATAGTACTCTGGTGCGGTTCGGTGTCCAAAACACTTGCTCCCGGCTACCGTGTGGGCTGGGTGGCGCCGGGCAAATTCAAAGAAACTATATTGAAAATGAAGCTGTATCACAGCATTTCGGGCACTTCGATCACGCAGGAGACGATCGCCGGATTTCTGGAAAGCGGGCGCTATGAAAGCCACTTAAGGAAACTCCGCCACACCCTGCACGGTAATATGCTCAGGTACTCAGGTGCCATCGCAGACTATTTCCCCGAAGGTACCAAAGCCAGCAGGCCACAAGGCGGCTCGGTTTTGTGGGTTGAGCTGCCGGCACATATCGATACGGTCGACCTCTACGAAAAAGCACTCACTCGCAACATCAGCTTCGCCCCGGGGAAGATTTTCACCCTGCAGAATCAGTATCAAAGCTGTATGCGCCTGAACTACGGCTTGCTGTGGAATGAACAGACTGAGGCACAGTTGAAAGCACTTGGAGAACTTGCGAAACAATAA
- a CDS encoding MFS transporter, which translates to MPLISIEKGSRRYAWLVVGLLSVVGCLNYLDRMMITTMRFSIVESIPMTDAQFGLLTSLFLWIYGFLSPMGGFLADRFKRSWVIIGSLFVWSLVTLLTSYVTTYEGLLLTRALMGISEACYIPAGLALIMDYHKGTTRSLANGIHMAGIMIGQSLGFVGGWLAETHSWNYAFLSFGLFGIVYALFLAVLLREAPKTEVQPDLHPEMAPADAGLDLKRAIRALVFNRQYITTLLFWGTGGIVVWLVTGWLPTYFKEHFNLSQSMAGVYSTGYIYTAALLGVLTGGVLADRWSKRSPRARMLVPAIGLLIAAPAIFFASMADTLAFALPGFVAFSFFRVFLDVNMMPMLTQIVDRRLIATAYGILNFISCLVGGVSLYAGGWLRDLNVDVGLLFRISSICMVVMAALLFTLKPRSDKF; encoded by the coding sequence ATGCCATTAATTTCCATTGAAAAAGGGTCACGGCGTTATGCCTGGCTGGTTGTCGGACTGCTCAGTGTCGTGGGTTGCCTCAATTACCTGGACCGGATGATGATCACGACCATGCGGTTCTCTATAGTCGAATCCATACCCATGACCGATGCGCAATTTGGGCTGCTAACCTCCTTATTCTTGTGGATATATGGGTTTCTGAGCCCGATGGGCGGATTTTTGGCCGACCGGTTCAAGCGTTCCTGGGTAATTATTGGTAGTTTGTTCGTTTGGTCGCTCGTGACCCTGCTCACATCTTATGTTACTACCTATGAAGGGTTATTACTGACACGGGCTTTGATGGGCATCAGCGAAGCCTGTTACATTCCGGCGGGATTGGCGCTGATCATGGATTATCACAAAGGCACCACCCGTTCGCTGGCCAATGGGATCCATATGGCGGGCATTATGATCGGGCAGAGCCTGGGTTTTGTGGGCGGCTGGCTGGCCGAAACGCATAGCTGGAATTACGCATTTTTGTCTTTCGGATTGTTCGGCATCGTGTATGCTCTATTCCTCGCCGTACTGCTGCGGGAAGCGCCTAAAACTGAAGTTCAGCCCGACCTTCACCCGGAGATGGCGCCAGCGGATGCCGGTCTGGATTTGAAACGAGCCATCCGGGCGTTGGTATTTAACCGGCAGTATATTACCACGCTGCTGTTTTGGGGAACGGGAGGCATTGTCGTCTGGCTGGTTACGGGGTGGCTGCCGACCTATTTTAAGGAACATTTCAACCTCAGCCAAAGTATGGCGGGGGTATATTCCACCGGCTATATTTATACGGCGGCACTGTTAGGTGTACTTACAGGAGGCGTTTTGGCTGATCGCTGGTCAAAACGCAGTCCTCGGGCCAGAATGCTGGTTCCTGCGATCGGTTTGCTGATTGCCGCGCCGGCTATCTTTTTTGCAAGTATGGCCGATACCCTCGCATTTGCTTTGCCTGGTTTTGTGGCATTCAGTTTTTTCCGGGTTTTTCTGGATGTAAACATGATGCCCATGCTCACGCAGATCGTGGATCGCCGGCTGATTGCCACCGCCTACGGGATTCTCAACTTCATTTCCTGCCTCGTAGGTGGGGTGAGTCTTTACGCCGGTGGCTGGTTGCGGGATCTGAATGTCGATGTGGGACTTCTTTTCAGAATATCTTCCATTTGCATGGTGGTGATGGCTGCATTGCTTTTTACACTCAAACCCAGGTCGGATAAATTTTGA
- a CDS encoding HpcH/HpaI aldolase family protein: MKKDDLLMKLSEGATVYGTCLTNLSSRWLRTVEGAELDFVFLDTEHIPADRTSLSETCWLLRYMGITPIVRIANPDPVLAVQALDAGAIGIVAPYIETVAQLTALTGAIKYRPLKGELLESALADTTLISDYTSKYLQEYNAGHLLIANIESKPALERLDALLAQPGLDGVFIGPHDLSVSLGIAEQYDHPDFEEAVQRIVSSTRKAGKHVGIQFWMGPEIQARWAREGVDMVIHSNDMSLFSQKLQSDMQAIRTQHLLCH; this comes from the coding sequence ATGAAAAAGGACGATTTGCTAATGAAACTTTCGGAGGGGGCCACCGTTTACGGGACGTGTCTTACCAACTTGTCGTCGCGCTGGCTGCGAACCGTTGAAGGCGCGGAACTGGATTTTGTGTTTCTGGATACAGAGCATATTCCTGCCGACCGGACGAGTTTGTCCGAAACCTGCTGGCTTCTGCGGTACATGGGCATTACGCCGATTGTCCGCATTGCTAATCCCGATCCTGTTCTGGCCGTGCAGGCGCTCGATGCCGGAGCGATTGGAATCGTGGCACCTTACATTGAAACCGTCGCACAGCTCACCGCACTCACGGGGGCGATAAAGTACAGACCTTTGAAAGGAGAATTGCTGGAATCTGCATTGGCAGATACGACCTTGATTTCTGATTACACTTCGAAATACCTGCAGGAATACAATGCAGGGCACTTGCTAATCGCCAACATTGAGAGCAAGCCTGCCCTTGAAAGGCTTGATGCATTGCTTGCTCAGCCAGGTCTGGACGGAGTTTTCATTGGTCCGCATGATCTGTCGGTAAGTCTCGGCATTGCGGAACAATACGATCATCCCGATTTTGAAGAAGCTGTGCAGCGCATTGTCAGCAGCACGCGCAAAGCCGGAAAGCATGTCGGAATTCAGTTCTGGATGGGGCCCGAAATTCAGGCCCGGTGGGCCAGGGAAGGTGTCGATATGGTCATTCACAGTAATGATATGAGCCTGTTCAGCCAAAAATTACAAAGCGATATGCAAGCAATCCGTACCCAACATCTGCTATGCCATTAA
- a CDS encoding SDR family NAD(P)-dependent oxidoreductase, with product MSDLFDLSGKVAVVTGGTGLFGAPISAALASAGAEVVIASRNTENCREFAQTLVDQGLKASGWELDLASEDSIIEFVKVVTAQFGKVDILVNNAVSRQGFSDLEHMNAADWEAAQRVNATGLMLITREVVKGMRERGSGNIINIGSIQGVVGPHFPVYGETGMTSPVNYTYDKWGMVGFTKWLANYYGGFNIRANCISPGGYGPGVEMMEGKAEFIANYKRLTPLGRFASDRDIQGPVVFLASDASAFVTGHNLVVDGGWTSW from the coding sequence ATGAGTGACTTATTTGATCTTTCCGGCAAAGTGGCTGTGGTAACGGGAGGAACGGGGCTGTTTGGTGCGCCCATTTCCGCTGCACTTGCCAGCGCCGGGGCCGAAGTGGTAATCGCTTCCCGTAATACTGAAAATTGCCGGGAATTTGCGCAAACCCTCGTCGATCAGGGCCTGAAAGCCAGTGGCTGGGAACTGGATCTGGCATCCGAAGATTCCATTATCGAGTTTGTAAAAGTTGTTACTGCGCAATTCGGGAAGGTCGATATCCTGGTCAATAACGCCGTTTCGCGTCAGGGATTCAGTGATCTCGAACATATGAACGCGGCCGACTGGGAAGCTGCCCAGCGTGTCAATGCTACCGGACTTATGCTGATTACCAGGGAAGTAGTAAAAGGGATGCGGGAACGGGGTAGTGGCAATATCATCAATATCGGATCCATCCAGGGTGTAGTAGGTCCGCATTTCCCGGTTTACGGTGAAACGGGCATGACTAGTCCTGTCAATTATACTTATGACAAATGGGGGATGGTAGGTTTCACCAAATGGCTGGCCAATTATTACGGCGGGTTCAACATCCGCGCCAATTGCATTAGTCCGGGGGGCTATGGGCCCGGCGTTGAAATGATGGAAGGAAAAGCGGAATTTATCGCGAACTACAAACGACTTACCCCACTGGGCCGGTTTGCCAGCGACCGCGATATCCAGGGGCCGGTGGTTTTTCTGGCCTCGGACGCATCTGCTTTTGTCACGGGACATAACCTGGTCGTGGATGGTGGCTGGACAAGCTGGTAA
- a CDS encoding aldo/keto reductase, translated as MKYTSFHTYKVSKLALGTVQLGMDYGIANRQGAPSVAEAHALLAASAANGINSFDTSPTYGTSEDVLGSYLAGVKKEDIFIVSKFKYDTDLASDLEKVWTEVKGIVEKSLTRLGIQKLPLILYHKGASESMEQVKNVVPELLDRLKDENLIAHGGISLYYSSEANDLLADHAFEVLQIPLNVLDQEIIANGTLQKLHDKGKLVMVRSVFLQGLFWKDPEDLSGKLSAAAPYLKKLNQLAADHRITLAELAFSFIRDLETVDSLVIGAENIVQVEANIRLLNAPLLAPELRNELLKLSTDVPIEVITPALWN; from the coding sequence ATGAAGTACACATCTTTCCATACATACAAAGTTTCGAAGCTGGCGCTGGGTACGGTTCAGCTTGGGATGGATTATGGCATTGCCAACCGCCAGGGCGCCCCCAGCGTAGCGGAAGCCCACGCGTTACTCGCTGCATCGGCTGCAAACGGGATAAACAGTTTCGACACATCCCCAACCTACGGCACTTCCGAAGATGTACTTGGAAGTTATCTGGCCGGAGTTAAAAAAGAAGACATTTTTATCGTATCAAAATTCAAGTATGATACGGATCTGGCATCTGATCTTGAAAAAGTCTGGACAGAAGTTAAAGGGATCGTTGAAAAGTCACTTACGCGGCTTGGAATTCAAAAACTGCCTTTGATACTCTATCACAAAGGAGCGTCCGAATCGATGGAACAGGTCAAAAACGTTGTTCCTGAATTGCTTGACAGGTTAAAAGACGAAAATCTGATCGCGCATGGGGGCATTTCATTGTACTATTCATCCGAGGCCAATGACCTTTTGGCAGATCACGCATTTGAAGTATTACAGATCCCGCTGAATGTGCTCGATCAGGAAATTATTGCAAATGGAACGCTTCAAAAGCTTCATGACAAAGGAAAACTGGTTATGGTCCGGAGTGTGTTTTTGCAAGGGCTTTTCTGGAAAGACCCGGAAGATCTGAGCGGTAAACTGAGCGCAGCAGCACCCTATCTGAAAAAACTCAATCAGCTCGCCGCCGACCACCGTATCACATTAGCTGAACTTGCATTCAGCTTCATCCGGGATTTGGAAACGGTAGACAGTCTGGTGATCGGGGCTGAAAACATCGTGCAGGTAGAAGCCAATATCAGGCTTTTAAATGCACCATTGCTAGCTCCCGAACTGAGAAATGAATTGTTGAAACTGAGTACCGATGTGCCGATCGAAGTGATCACGCCGGCTTTGTGGAACTGA
- a CDS encoding SMP-30/gluconolactonase/LRE family protein, which produces MFEYQVQKLADLAFYSEGPAVGSADEWFVTTLSGRQILRVFRDGKTAVWAPGDCPNGQVILSSGEHLVCESRSGRIATYRADGSFAGYIINGTCGGIPVQTPNDLLVDSSGNLYFTDSIRSDGKVFFRGSDGIEKCVADGIDYANGIALNRGETRLYVAESYANRIRVYDLAAPGEPEPGYSCIGLPAHSSLDPACNLPDGLAVDREGRLWVAHYGMQAIQIISAESTWLFSIDTELPLTSNLAFITDTPSRKQLLVTGGYGEPGPGAVMQITVLISQKSFPFTVN; this is translated from the coding sequence ATGTTTGAATACCAGGTACAAAAGCTGGCTGACCTCGCATTTTATTCCGAAGGCCCGGCAGTAGGTTCTGCGGATGAATGGTTTGTGACAACGCTTTCGGGCAGGCAGATTTTGCGTGTATTTCGGGATGGTAAAACGGCTGTTTGGGCGCCGGGTGATTGTCCGAACGGGCAGGTCATTTTGAGTAGCGGCGAACATCTGGTCTGTGAATCCAGGTCGGGCAGGATTGCTACCTATCGTGCCGACGGATCATTTGCAGGCTATATCATCAATGGTACTTGTGGTGGAATTCCGGTGCAAACACCCAACGACCTGCTGGTCGACAGCTCGGGGAATCTGTATTTTACAGACTCAATCCGTTCAGATGGGAAGGTTTTTTTTCGAGGCAGCGATGGCATTGAGAAATGCGTGGCCGATGGCATCGACTACGCCAATGGGATCGCATTGAACCGAGGTGAAACCCGCTTGTATGTGGCAGAAAGCTACGCAAACCGTATTCGCGTGTATGATCTGGCAGCGCCCGGGGAGCCGGAGCCGGGTTATTCCTGCATCGGGCTTCCGGCCCATTCCAGTCTTGATCCGGCATGCAATCTGCCCGATGGGCTGGCTGTGGATCGGGAGGGAAGACTTTGGGTGGCGCACTACGGAATGCAGGCCATTCAGATCATTTCTGCCGAGAGTACATGGCTATTTTCGATTGATACGGAACTCCCATTAACCAGCAACCTGGCTTTTATAACCGATACCCCTTCCCGAAAACAGTTGCTGGTAACGGGCGGGTATGGAGAACCGGGTCCGGGGGCGGTGATGCAGATTACCGTTCTTATTAGCCAGAAGTCGTTTCCATTCACTGTTAACTGA
- a CDS encoding M81 family metallopeptidase, with the protein MIQKRVALLGIYHETNTFAPELTDLGAFHHGFWLEQEQILDEYRGGHHEISGMAGVIEQVSELTLVPVFYAYATPGGMVTKEALDSMLSRMFALLDKSGPFDGILVAPHGAGVSELHPDMDGYWLQQLRLRVGPEMPIVGTLDPHANVSPLMASSTTALFPYQTNPHLDQAEVGRKAARLMVSILLEGKQYEQTLLQLPMAISIEQQNMAEPPCRGLLECAGQVRAAFNLQSVSLLLGFPYADVAEMGSAFLLIYEKGNTGIAQATAQLLAYVQPRLATFNGIKTAIYSLIPQLSELEKPVLLLDMGDNVGGGGSAASTHLLEAFDEARLSGMFICIYDPEAVKVLGQNPELPFSLRVGETGYRVSVVSSRMIDGHFSESTPKHGGFVNFDMGQSAIITTATGQTIMLTSLRTVPYSLEQLLSKGLRPVDFDYIVAKGVNAPIAAYQSVCKTICKIDTPGTTGADMTRFKFLHRRIPLFPFEYV; encoded by the coding sequence ATGATCCAAAAAAGAGTCGCTTTACTGGGGATCTACCATGAAACGAACACGTTCGCACCCGAGTTAACCGACCTCGGGGCATTCCATCATGGCTTCTGGCTTGAACAGGAGCAGATCCTGGACGAATACCGGGGTGGCCACCACGAGATCAGCGGGATGGCCGGGGTGATCGAACAGGTGAGCGAGCTTACTCTTGTCCCCGTTTTTTATGCCTACGCCACACCGGGCGGAATGGTCACGAAAGAAGCATTGGATTCCATGCTTTCCAGAATGTTTGCACTGTTGGATAAATCCGGGCCATTCGACGGCATTCTGGTGGCGCCGCATGGAGCAGGTGTGAGCGAGCTGCATCCTGATATGGACGGGTACTGGCTGCAACAACTCCGGCTCCGCGTCGGACCGGAAATGCCCATAGTCGGAACGCTGGACCCGCATGCTAATGTGAGCCCGCTCATGGCCTCGTCGACTACGGCTTTGTTTCCCTACCAGACCAACCCACACCTGGATCAGGCGGAAGTCGGCCGGAAAGCAGCCCGGCTGATGGTTTCGATCCTTTTGGAAGGAAAGCAGTATGAGCAGACGTTACTTCAACTGCCGATGGCGATCAGCATTGAGCAGCAGAATATGGCGGAACCTCCCTGTCGTGGCCTGCTCGAATGTGCCGGGCAAGTGCGGGCAGCGTTCAACTTACAGTCTGTGAGCCTGCTGCTGGGGTTTCCTTACGCGGATGTTGCCGAAATGGGATCTGCTTTTTTATTAATATATGAAAAAGGAAATACGGGAATAGCCCAAGCAACCGCACAATTGCTGGCTTATGTTCAGCCGCGACTGGCTACTTTCAATGGTATCAAAACAGCTATTTATTCCCTGATCCCTCAGCTTTCCGAACTTGAAAAACCGGTTTTGCTGCTTGATATGGGAGATAATGTAGGTGGGGGCGGATCGGCAGCGAGTACGCATTTGCTGGAAGCATTTGATGAGGCGCGGCTGTCCGGGATGTTTATATGCATTTACGACCCTGAGGCAGTGAAAGTTTTGGGCCAAAACCCTGAACTCCCTTTTTCACTTCGTGTAGGTGAGACCGGATACAGGGTTTCGGTGGTGAGCAGCAGAATGATCGACGGGCATTTCTCAGAATCAACCCCGAAGCATGGCGGATTTGTCAATTTTGATATGGGACAGTCGGCGATCATCACTACTGCGACCGGACAAACGATCATGCTTACTTCGTTGCGGACAGTACCTTATAGTCTGGAACAATTGCTTTCCAAAGGATTGCGGCCCGTAGATTTCGATTATATCGTAGCCAAGGGTGTAAATGCGCCTATTGCTGCTTACCAGTCGGTTTGTAAAACCATTTGTAAAATAGATACCCCCGGGACCACCGGTGCGGATATGACCCGTTTTAAGTTTTTGCACCGGCGCATTCCACTTTTTCCTTTCGAATATGTTTGA
- a CDS encoding RidA family protein translates to MSSKKVIKGDNLPVSSLPFSPAIVSGGHVFVSGQASTDDHGNIVNDTFAGECRRSFDNLRRIAEAAGVTFDDAVQVRNYVGKQEYLAEFNAIYREYFQEPYPARTTLIGCLGELLKFEVDAVFLLPE, encoded by the coding sequence ATGAGTTCAAAAAAAGTAATAAAAGGAGATAATCTGCCCGTGAGTTCTTTACCATTCTCTCCGGCGATTGTATCGGGAGGACACGTTTTTGTTTCCGGCCAGGCATCGACTGACGATCACGGAAATATTGTGAATGATACATTTGCAGGTGAATGCAGACGGTCTTTTGACAATCTCAGACGCATTGCCGAAGCCGCCGGGGTCACGTTTGACGATGCGGTGCAGGTGCGGAATTATGTTGGAAAACAGGAATATCTGGCAGAGTTCAATGCTATTTACCGGGAATATTTTCAGGAACCTTACCCGGCGCGGACTACGCTGATCGGATGTCTTGGGGAGTTGTTGAAATTTGAGGTGGATGCCGTTTTTCTTCTTCCCGAATGA
- a CDS encoding RraA family protein gives MLDFNSLKEELYVAVVADVLDAMGYTRQATRIPFHAFTGVEKLMGRCKTTLWADMFHKDANPYDLELKAVDSCQPGDVLIAAAQGSDRSGIFGELLATAASNSGCVGTIVHGAVRDIAKMKEMKFPVFATGRNPYDSQNRQRVIDIDIPVEMDGVIFHPGDIVFADVDGIVVIPQEIEERVIQAAKEKISAENRTRDAIKNGMKAMEAYQTFGVL, from the coding sequence ATGCTTGATTTTAACAGTTTAAAAGAAGAATTATATGTGGCTGTCGTGGCGGATGTTCTGGATGCGATGGGTTATACCCGGCAGGCCACCCGGATCCCGTTTCATGCCTTTACAGGCGTAGAAAAACTGATGGGACGATGCAAAACCACGCTTTGGGCAGACATGTTCCACAAGGATGCAAACCCATATGACCTGGAATTGAAGGCGGTAGATTCCTGCCAGCCGGGCGATGTCCTCATTGCGGCTGCACAAGGTTCGGACCGCTCCGGCATATTCGGCGAGTTGCTGGCTACGGCTGCCAGTAACAGTGGCTGTGTGGGTACTATCGTACATGGCGCAGTGCGGGATATAGCGAAAATGAAGGAGATGAAATTTCCGGTTTTCGCCACTGGCCGTAATCCTTATGACAGCCAAAACCGCCAGCGGGTGATCGACATCGACATACCCGTGGAAATGGATGGCGTAATCTTCCATCCCGGTGATATCGTGTTTGCAGACGTGGATGGGATCGTCGTGATTCCACAGGAGATCGAGGAACGGGTGATCCAGGCAGCGAAGGAGAAGATCTCAGCAGAAAACCGTACCCGGGATGCCATTAAGAACGGAATGAAAGCAATGGAGGCATATCAAACATTTGGAGTATTATGA
- a CDS encoding dihydrodipicolinate synthase family protein — MTNHTFKGVWPALLTPVHPDGKLNESELEKLIELLISQEMDGLYLLGSTGQGFLFSEEERKSITQRTVKIANGRVPVMVQVGAMNTEESIRLARHAADNGADGISSVGPIYYAGGSEMAFTHYRRIAEATDLPFFPYQIGGAANRDVILRLLDLPQVKGMKLTTDKLLEIGSISNLAGDKWQLFSGADELMCQAAICGTAGAIGSFYNMFGPTCKYIRSSFLEGRVLEAQDFMLQFQGLIEKILPCIWTFIVRGMELKYGIQIGTPKPPLLAPEMPWTDEEVIAMMDAIDSFGLKEA, encoded by the coding sequence ATGACAAATCATACATTCAAAGGTGTGTGGCCCGCGCTGCTTACACCTGTTCACCCCGACGGAAAGCTCAATGAGTCGGAACTCGAAAAGCTGATCGAACTCCTCATCAGTCAGGAAATGGACGGCCTGTACCTGCTGGGCTCCACTGGTCAGGGATTCCTGTTCAGTGAGGAGGAACGAAAATCCATTACGCAGAGAACGGTAAAGATCGCCAACGGGCGCGTGCCGGTGATGGTGCAGGTAGGTGCCATGAATACGGAGGAATCCATCCGTCTCGCCAGGCATGCTGCCGATAACGGTGCTGACGGAATTTCGTCCGTGGGCCCGATTTATTATGCTGGCGGAAGCGAAATGGCTTTCACGCATTACCGCCGGATTGCAGAAGCAACTGATCTTCCCTTCTTTCCATACCAGATCGGCGGAGCTGCCAACCGGGACGTGATTTTGAGGCTGCTCGATCTGCCGCAGGTTAAAGGCATGAAGCTCACTACCGACAAATTGCTGGAAATCGGCTCGATCAGCAACCTTGCAGGGGACAAATGGCAGCTGTTCAGTGGAGCCGATGAGCTGATGTGCCAGGCAGCGATCTGCGGTACCGCGGGTGCGATCGGTTCTTTTTATAACATGTTCGGTCCGACCTGCAAATATATCCGAAGCAGCTTTTTGGAAGGACGTGTATTAGAAGCCCAGGATTTCATGCTTCAGTTCCAGGGGCTCATTGAAAAGATACTTCCCTGCATCTGGACATTTATCGTCCGAGGAATGGAGCTTAAATACGGCATCCAAATCGGTACGCCGAAACCTCCGCTGCTGGCGCCGGAAATGCCCTGGACCGATGAGGAGGTAATCGCCATGATGGATGCGATCGATAGTTTTGGACTCAAAGAAGCGTAG
- a CDS encoding PLP-dependent lyase/thiolase, with translation MNDPLNSTSQPDRLSLGEGNTPLVRSRNIGPAMGLPNLYFKLENLNPTGSYKDRFAAALVSEMVGNRQTRCIATSSGNTGAALAAYCAAAQIKCIIAVVDGAPMPKLKQMQLYGAELLMIDGFGTSAEVTSRVMDHLENLTGKLNRPLPISAYRFCASGMAGVESIAHEILDALDGTTEIFVPAGGGGLTLAVARGVIGRKGQAKVHCIQPEGNDTIATSLRTGIPAKSVGHSTTRISGLQVASVLDGNETIAACKALGGTGQTISDAAVLRWHKELAFREGIFCEPAGAVALAGVEKAISNGELDPNANIVCLVTGSGFKDMATVDSGFSLPPVTPADIDNAFKKLAQLLS, from the coding sequence TTGAACGATCCATTAAACTCTACTTCCCAGCCCGATCGCTTGAGTCTGGGGGAAGGAAATACACCTTTGGTAAGATCCCGCAACATCGGGCCGGCGATGGGTCTGCCGAATCTATATTTCAAGCTGGAAAATCTGAACCCCACCGGCTCCTATAAAGACCGTTTTGCGGCGGCACTGGTGAGCGAAATGGTCGGCAACCGGCAAACCCGCTGTATTGCAACATCGAGCGGGAATACCGGCGCGGCTTTGGCAGCTTATTGCGCTGCGGCACAGATCAAATGCATCATTGCCGTGGTAGACGGCGCTCCGATGCCCAAGCTGAAACAAATGCAGCTGTATGGGGCCGAATTGCTGATGATCGATGGCTTCGGCACCTCGGCGGAGGTAACCAGCCGCGTCATGGACCATCTTGAAAACCTAACCGGGAAACTTAACCGGCCGCTTCCGATCAGTGCCTACCGGTTTTGTGCGTCGGGAATGGCGGGGGTGGAAAGTATTGCGCACGAAATTCTCGATGCACTCGATGGTACTACCGAAATCTTTGTCCCCGCAGGTGGCGGCGGGCTTACGCTGGCGGTGGCGCGTGGAGTAATCGGGAGAAAAGGGCAGGCAAAGGTCCATTGCATTCAGCCGGAAGGAAACGATACCATCGCCACTTCCCTGCGGACGGGCATACCTGCAAAAAGTGTGGGACATTCGACCACCCGGATCAGCGGACTGCAGGTTGCCAGTGTGCTCGACGGCAATGAAACGATCGCAGCCTGTAAAGCACTGGGAGGTACAGGTCAAACCATTTCGGATGCCGCCGTACTGCGCTGGCATAAGGAGCTGGCTTTCCGCGAAGGGATCTTCTGCGAACCCGCCGGTGCGGTGGCGCTCGCAGGTGTGGAAAAAGCCATTTCAAATGGAGAGCTCGATCCAAATGCAAACATCGTTTGCCTGGTCACAGGCAGTGGTTTCAAGGATATGGCCACGGTGGATTCCGGATTTTCCCTGCCGCCGGTTACTCCCGCAGACATAGACAACGCATTTAAAAAACTTGCTCAATTATTATCCTGA